In one window of Bemisia tabaci chromosome 4, PGI_BMITA_v3 DNA:
- the LOC109038177 gene encoding uncharacterized protein, whose product MAPTFYCNYCDVYYTENYAHDSGVDHISNLFLSDLTVEDLTVKSFFFKNEDPQLTDLPEFFAIKKNEIVDKLRFILDNYSEVKIKINSYLIRTDSSKNEKRGLSIVTKYVNSPPISDLESVYDHFVSKNLEIKEVLSPTPLPAEPTSASSTSLNEDDVIGDEEAPAVAGPGALPLPAVPPSASSSTSLNEDDVIGDEEAPSASGAGAVLETLLGVEVRFLEGKFARFCEICEDFYLKTSRHNRTFDHLRNLFGSDEQVREMPAAARGQLRTFFIKNTDPSVLDTDLHLKKIKFLIVQILKDTLSQLQTIKSNIIVHSEYILPREGEIQGVSFKTKNYNIYHEADCQNTYLLFESSIKKESADFYLKGSGWTISKIIGSELRVNKFNVVASSGSSYLPLPISSSYVVNCKNRDSRCFMYAMLAKYLPKRGNSQRPGSYKQYLDKYDFSCVNFPVEIEEIGKFEKRNNCSVSVFGLGRVGDKETIRVFPIRVSLREIENRHTDLLYITDESESKFHYCYISNFDSLVRKQITKCKRRIYICKKCFAHKYSPEDLTAHKKLCYAISSDLFIASAPRDLVKCFKDENKMIPNNFLVFADFESYLEKIDHDPGSNSFNFRRHQPLSYAYLIVSTDPNFNTPSPVLYRGKDPHVHFVKKMIEIAQEINESYNDRNSEIIMSPSDLLDFENASNCKICHVSFDAPGVVKCRDHSHEYSPEGESNYRGALCSLCNIKYRHPAHMTVVYHNGSKYDFKYVVQGLQGLPYRVEIVPASEENFISIKVYVSQRFHIRFIDSYRFLPSSLDKLVSTLDESAFAYTRRFCSTPAQYRIARRKPVFCYDFVDSPDKLELTEPPAPEHFYNSLTDSAVTPEDYANFLEAWKEFGCRTLGEYYDFYLCCDVNLLADLCLDFRALCLKVYGLDCFNYMTLPSFGFSAALKTTQARIKLFKDYEMTLMTMSGIRGGIVQVGKRYMKPNNPLCEDYDPSAPHSWGLYLDINSLYAHTMTLSLPYDDYRWLTADELSRLDVTAVPDDAPTGYVLDVSIAYPEHLHELHQGLPFLCNNELPPLPSAKQPRLLASFRDRENYIIHYVTLKQALRHGLRLVKINRAFSFSQKPFLKPFIEKNIKLRQTLTSKFHQGVAKLLSNSCFGKFLQNPLKQRRIKLAVNSEQILKLVARVDFLDRTLFDEELAAVHMRKTEIVFDSAILVGFAVLELSKVHMYRFYYDVMIRRYGPTRCLNNYIDTDGLILEVFTENWWEDMKEMSDEWFDCSDLPPEHPCFSLKNRKRMGVMKDETCGKTIIEFVGLMSKMYAYRLGGYASERCTNPRFTRYRQL is encoded by the coding sequence ATGGCTCCTACTTTCTACTGCAACTACTGTGATGTCTACTATACGGAAAACTACGCCCACGATTCGGGCGTAGATCATATATCTAACCTTTTCCTATCCGATTTAACCGTGGAGGACTTAACGGTTAaatctttcttcttcaaaaatgagGACCCTCAACTCACCGATCTCCCAGAATTtttcgcgataaaaaaaaatgaaattgtagaTAAGCTTAGATTTATTTTAGACAATTATAgtgaagtaaaaattaaaattaatagctACTTGATAAGGACTGAttcgagtaaaaatgaaaagagagggCTTAGTATCGTGACGAAATACGTCAATAGCCCTCCGATTTCAGATCTCGAATCAGTGTACGATCACTTTGTAAGTAAGAATTTAGAAATAAAAGAAGTCTTGTCCCCGACGCCTCTTCCAGCGGAGCCAACGTCAGCATCGTCAACCTCGTTAAACGAGGATGACGTCATTGGCGATGAGGAGGCACCAGCGGTGGCGGGGCCGGGAGCGCTGCCTCTTCCAGCGGTGCCACCGTCAGCATCATCATCAACCTCGTTAAACGAGGATGACGTCATCGGCGATGAGGAGGCACCATCGGCGTCGGGTGCGGGGGCGGTGCTGGAGACACTGCTCGGTGTCGAAGTTCGGTTTTTAGAGGGtaaattcgcccgtttttgtGAGATTTGTGAGGATTTCTACCTAAAAACCTCTCGGCACAACCGCACGTTCGACCACCTCCGGAATTTGTTCGGATCCGACGAGCAAGTTCGCGAAATGCCTGCCGCCGCGCGGGGACAACTTCGgacttttttcattaaaaataccgACCCGAGCGTTTTAGATACGGATCtgcacttgaaaaaaatcaaatttcttattgttcaaattttaaaagacacGCTATCTCAACTTCAAACAATAAAATCTAATATAATCGTGCATTCCGAATACATTTTACCGAGAGAGGGGGAAATTCAGGGGGTCTCGTTCAAAacgaaaaattacaatatttatcACGAAGCCGATTGCCAAAACACATACTTGCTATTTGAATCCAGTATCAAAAAAGAGAGTGCAGATTTCTATCTAAAAGGTTCGGGTTGGACCATTAGTAAAATCATAGGCTCCGAGCTGAGAGTGAATAAATTCAATGTCGTAGCATCTAGTGGCTCTAGTTATTTACCTCTACCTATAAGTTCTAGTTACGtagtaaattgtaaaaatcgaGATTCTCGCTGCTTCATGTACGCCATGCTGGCTAAATATCTGCCTAAACGTGGGAACAGTCAAAGACCCGGTTCTTACAAACAATACCTGGATAAATATGACTTTAGCTGTGTCAATTTCCCGGTCGAGATCGAGGAAATAGGCAAATTCGAAAAACGGAATAACTGCTCCGTCTCGGTTTTCGGGTTGGGCCGTGTCGGAGATAAGGAAACGATTCGCGTGTTTCCTATTCGTGTGAGTTTGAGAGAAATCGAGAATCGACACACCGATCTCTTGTACATCACCGATGAGAGCGAGAGCAAATTTCACTATTGCTACATTTCCAATTTTGATAGTCTAGTCCGTAAGCAGATAACAAAATGTAAGAGGAGGATTTATATCTGCAAGAAATGTTTCGCTCATAAATATAGTCCCGAAGATCTGACGGCTCATAAAAAACTGTGTTACGCTATATCTAGCGATTTGTTCATAGCCTCTGCCCCTCGGGATTTAGTCAAATGTTTCAAAGACGAGAACAAAATGATTCCAAATAACTTTCTGGTTTTCGccgattttgaaagttatttggaaaaaattgatcacgacCCCGGTTCaaattctttcaatttcagACGTCACCAGCCCCTGTCTTACGCATATCTCATCGTTTCTACAGATCCCAATTTCAACACCCCCTCCCCTGTTCTCTATCGAGGTAAAGACCCCCATGTTCATTTCGTGAAAAAGATGATCGAAATTGCGCAGGAGATAAACGAGAGTTACAATGATCGCAATTCCGAAATTATAATGAGCCCGTCGGATcttctcgattttgaaaatgctagcaattgtaaaatttgccatgTCAGTTTTGACGCCCCAGGCGTTGTAAAGTGTCGCGATCACTCGCACGAATATTCGCCAGAGGGGGAGTCTAACTATCGAGGCGCACTTTGCAGTCTATGCAATATCAAGTACCGTCACCCCGCCCATATGACGGTTGTTTATCACAACGGGTCCAAGTACGATTTCAAATACGTGGTTCAAGGGCTCCAAGGGCTTCCGTATCGCGTTGAAATCGTACCAGCGAGCGAGGAGAATTTCATAAGCATCAAAGTGTACGTATCGCAACGGTTTCATATTCGATTCATCGATTCCTATCGATTCCTCCCGTCATCTTTGGACAAACTCGTCTCGACGCTCGATGAGTCGGCCTTCGCGTACACGCGACGGTTCTGCTCCACTCCGGCGCAGTACCGTATCGCTCGACGAAAACCGGTTTTTTGTTACGATTTTGTCGACAGTCCCGACAAGCTGGAGCTCACCGAGCCGCCGGCACCCGAACATTTTTACAATTCTCTCACCGACTCGGCGGTGACGCCTGAGGATTATGCAAACTTTCTCGAGGCCTGGAAAGAGTTCGGGTGCCGAACGCTCGGCGAATATTATGATTTTTACCTTTGTTGCGATGTGAATTTGCTCGCCGATTTGTGCCTCGATTTTAGAGCTCTGTGTCTCAAGGTTTACGGCCTCGATTGTTTCAATTACATGACGCTACCGAGTTTCGGGTTCTCGGCCGCGCTCAAAACCACGCAGGCTCGTATCAAGCTGTTCAAAGACTACGAGATGACCTTGATGACCATGTCCGGGATACGGGGCGGCATTGTTCAAGTGGGCAAACGCTACATGAAGCCCAATAACCCGCTTTGCGAAGACTACGATCCTTCAGCTCCACATTCTTGGGGACTGTACCTGGACATAAATTCTCTGTACGCGCACACGATGACTCTGAGTTTGCCGTACGATGATTACAGGTGGCTCACCGCGGACGAGCTGTCGCGGCTCGACGTCACCGCGGTGCCCGATGACGCGCCGACCGGCTACGTGCTCGACGTATCGATTGCCTATCCCGAGCACTTGCACGAGCTTCATCAAGGGCTCCCGTTTTTGTGTAACAACGAATTACCTCCTCTGCCGAGCGCGAAACAACCCCGGCTCCTGGCATCGTTCCGTGACCGTGAAAATTACATCATTCACTACGTCACGTTGAAACAAGCCTTGCGCCACGGGCTCCGGCTGGTGAAAATCAACCGGGCTTTCAGTTTCAGCCAAAAaccttttttgaaacctttcattgagaaaaatatcaaattgaGGCAGACGCTAACGTCTAAATTTCACCAGGGGGTCGCGAAACTGCTCAGCAACAGCTGTTTCGGTAAATTTTTACAGAACCCTTTGAAACAGCGCAGGATTAAATTGGCGGTGAATAGCgagcaaattttgaaactggTAGCCCGCGTTGATTTCCTCGATCGCACCCTCTTCGACGAGGAGCTGGCCGCCGTGCACATGCGCAAAACCGAGATCGTTTTTGACAGCGCGATCTTGGTGGGTTTTGCGGTGCTTGAGCTGTCCAAGGTGCACATGTACCGATTTTATTACGATGTGATGATTCGAAGATACGGTCCCACGAGGTGTTTAAATAACTATATTGATACAGATGGGCTGATACTAGAGGTTTTCACGGAAAATTGGTGGGAAGACATGAAGGAAATGTCGGACGAGTGGTTCGATTGCAGTGATCTACCCCCGGAGCATCCCTGTTTCTcgctgaaaaatcgaaaaaggaTGGGAGTGATGAAGGATGAAACGTGCGGTAAGACGATCATCGAATTCGTgggattgatgagtaaaatgtACGCCTACAGATTGGGAGGGTATGCGAGCGAAAGGTGTACCAACCCGCGTTTTACACGCTACCGCCAACTTTGA